In Desulfomonilia bacterium, a single window of DNA contains:
- a CDS encoding TetR family transcriptional regulator codes for MMSTIKRMKISEFSFLTGVPVSTIRYYIWEGILPPPVKAGRTRAYYNQEHIDALGLVRQKQIMEHKPLSVIREEMSHVLSRSHIETNDENIPAGRREDIITSAIEVFFAKGLAETTIADIASEARISKETFYLYFKNKEELFIACADRIFHEMYRDVWQEIRNEKDMMRRFRKRAIAYFSSYPRWVVMMNLLRSNAVGDNPVFKEKFRQVISEIVGPITQDIERMQKLGEVRDDIDINLAGYIVMGMSEYAAALIHQGVFSESEIIENLEIIFWSGLSERN; via the coding sequence ATGATGAGTACGATAAAACGCATGAAGATATCGGAGTTCTCCTTCCTGACGGGTGTGCCTGTCTCGACCATCAGGTATTACATATGGGAAGGAATCCTGCCTCCTCCTGTCAAAGCGGGCCGGACACGAGCCTACTATAACCAGGAACATATTGATGCACTCGGACTTGTCAGGCAAAAACAGATCATGGAGCACAAACCGCTATCGGTCATACGTGAAGAAATGTCCCATGTGCTCAGCCGCTCACATATTGAAACCAATGATGAGAATATTCCCGCAGGAAGAAGGGAGGACATAATAACATCTGCCATAGAGGTCTTCTTTGCAAAGGGTTTAGCAGAAACCACCATCGCTGACATTGCATCCGAAGCAAGGATCAGCAAGGAGACTTTCTATCTTTACTTCAAGAATAAGGAAGAGCTTTTCATCGCCTGCGCCGATCGTATTTTCCATGAAATGTACAGGGATGTATGGCAGGAGATCCGGAATGAGAAGGATATGATGCGACGTTTCCGCAAGCGCGCCATTGCCTATTTTTCCTCCTATCCCCGCTGGGTAGTCATGATGAATCTCCTGCGGAGCAACGCAGTGGGAGACAATCCCGTCTTCAAGGAAAAGTTCCGCCAGGTCATAAGCGAAATCGTCGGCCCGATAACCCAGGATATAGAACGTATGCAGAAACTCGGCGAGGTCCGGGATGATATCGACATCAATCTTGCCGGATATATTGTCATGGGGATGTCAGAATATGCGGCAGCCTTGATTCATCAGGGTGTGTTTTCGGAATCTGAAATAATTGAAAACCTGGAAATAATATTCTGGTCTGGTTTAAGTGAAAGAAACTAA